From the genome of Myxococcus stipitatus, one region includes:
- a CDS encoding proline racemase family protein, producing the protein MRRIRVIDSHTGGEPTRVVTEGGPELGEGDLAALRERFRERFDAFRKAIVCEPRGSDVMVGALLCPPANPSSVAGVIFFNNVGYLGMCGHGTIGVVKTLEYLGRVGPGVHALDTPVGVVKATLHPDGRVSIANVPSYRLAHDVPVSVPGHGEVRGDIAWGGNWFFLSRARHVALELANIPALTAYTSAIKQALADQRITGAGGAEIDHVELYSPSPSPGANARNFVLCPGLAYDRSPCGTGTSAKLACLAADGELAEGATWVQESIIGSRFEGRYVRDGERILPTITGTASVNAESTLLVDPADPFAWGIG; encoded by the coding sequence ATGCGCCGCATTCGTGTCATCGACAGTCACACCGGCGGAGAGCCCACGCGCGTCGTGACGGAGGGAGGCCCGGAGCTGGGCGAGGGCGACCTGGCGGCCCTTCGCGAGCGCTTCCGGGAGCGGTTCGACGCGTTCCGCAAGGCCATCGTCTGCGAGCCCCGTGGCTCCGACGTGATGGTGGGCGCGCTCCTGTGCCCGCCGGCCAACCCCTCGAGCGTGGCGGGCGTCATCTTCTTCAACAACGTGGGCTACCTGGGCATGTGTGGCCACGGCACTATCGGCGTGGTGAAGACGCTGGAGTACCTGGGCCGCGTCGGTCCCGGGGTGCACGCGCTGGACACGCCCGTGGGCGTGGTGAAGGCCACCCTGCATCCGGACGGGCGCGTCAGCATCGCCAACGTGCCCAGCTACCGGCTGGCGCACGACGTCCCGGTCTCCGTGCCCGGCCACGGCGAGGTGCGCGGCGACATCGCCTGGGGCGGCAACTGGTTCTTCCTCTCCCGCGCCCGGCACGTGGCCCTGGAGCTGGCCAACATCCCCGCGCTCACGGCGTACACCTCCGCCATCAAACAGGCGCTGGCGGACCAGCGCATCACCGGGGCCGGCGGCGCAGAGATCGACCACGTCGAGCTGTACTCGCCGTCCCCTTCGCCTGGGGCGAACGCGCGCAACTTCGTGCTGTGTCCGGGGCTCGCGTATGACCGCTCGCCCTGTGGCACGGGGACGAGCGCGAAGCTGGCCTGCCTCGCCGCCGACGGCGAACTGGCCGAGGGCGCGACCTGGGTGCAGGAGAGCATCATCGGCAGCCGCTTCGAGGGTCGCTATGTCCGCGACGGCGAGCGCATCCTCCCCACCATCACCGGCACGGCCTCGGTGAACGCGGAGAGCACGCTGCTCGTCGACCCGGCGGACCCGTTCGCGTGGGGCATCGGGTGA
- a CDS encoding NAD(P)/FAD-dependent oxidoreductase, translated as MREACDLVVIGAGPGGLAAASIAAEAGLSVLVLDQQSQPGGQVWRGEARKRENRLARRWLDRFAASGARFRPGARVVAAPEPGLLLVEEGSASVAVRYGRAVLATGARERFLPFPGWTLPGVLGVSGLQVLVKDGLPVRGKRVVLAGTGPLLLAAAATLQRHGAEVLFLAEQAPAARHWGFALQLWRHPGKLLQGAALAAGLVSVPTSTDAWVLAAEGEARVERVRLSVRGHEETLSCDYLGASYGLVPNLELAKLLGCEVASGAVVVDERLETRVKGVHAVGELLGIGGVDQALVTGELVGHVVAGKPVSSELERAWRAVRTFAELLARHDAPRDELRRLATPQTLVCRCEDVPLQALEGCRDLREARLYARLGMGACQGRTCGAAVETLFGWSGEDVRPPCLPARIGSLRLPSPSPHTRAS; from the coding sequence ATGCGTGAGGCGTGCGACCTCGTCGTCATCGGCGCCGGCCCGGGTGGGCTCGCCGCCGCGTCTATCGCGGCCGAGGCGGGCCTCTCCGTGCTCGTGCTCGACCAGCAGTCCCAGCCTGGAGGACAGGTGTGGCGGGGCGAGGCGCGCAAGCGGGAGAACCGGCTCGCGCGTCGCTGGCTGGACCGCTTCGCCGCCTCCGGCGCGAGGTTCCGCCCCGGCGCCCGCGTCGTCGCCGCGCCCGAGCCCGGGCTCCTCCTGGTCGAGGAGGGCTCCGCGTCCGTGGCCGTGCGGTATGGCCGCGCGGTGCTCGCCACCGGCGCTCGTGAGCGCTTCCTTCCCTTCCCGGGCTGGACGCTGCCGGGCGTGCTTGGCGTCAGCGGGCTCCAGGTGCTCGTGAAGGACGGGCTGCCGGTGCGTGGCAAGCGCGTGGTGCTCGCGGGGACGGGCCCCCTGCTGCTCGCCGCCGCCGCGACGCTCCAGCGCCATGGCGCCGAGGTCCTCTTCCTGGCCGAGCAGGCCCCCGCCGCGCGGCACTGGGGCTTCGCGCTCCAGCTCTGGCGTCACCCCGGCAAGCTGCTCCAGGGCGCGGCGCTCGCGGCCGGACTGGTGAGTGTTCCCACGTCCACGGACGCGTGGGTCCTGGCCGCCGAGGGCGAGGCGCGCGTCGAACGCGTCCGCCTGTCCGTGCGCGGCCACGAGGAGACCCTGTCGTGCGACTACCTGGGCGCGTCCTACGGACTCGTCCCCAACCTGGAGCTGGCGAAGCTGCTGGGCTGCGAGGTGGCCTCCGGCGCGGTCGTCGTCGACGAGCGGCTGGAGACGCGGGTGAAGGGCGTGCACGCGGTGGGCGAGCTGCTGGGCATCGGCGGTGTGGACCAGGCCCTCGTCACTGGGGAGCTGGTGGGCCACGTCGTCGCCGGCAAGCCCGTCTCCTCGGAGTTGGAGCGCGCCTGGCGCGCCGTCCGGACCTTCGCGGAGCTGCTGGCGCGACACGACGCGCCCCGCGACGAGCTGCGGCGCCTGGCGACTCCCCAGACACTGGTGTGCCGCTGCGAGGACGTGCCGCTCCAGGCGCTGGAGGGGTGCCGCGACCTGCGCGAGGCGCGTCTCTACGCGCGGCTGGGCATGGGGGCCTGCCAGGGTCGCACCTGCGGCGCGGCGGTGGAGACCCTCTTCGGCTGGTCGGGCGAGGACGTGCGTCCGCCCTGTCTGCCCGCGCGCATCGGCAGTCTGCGTCTTCCTTCTCCCTCACCTCATACGAGAGCGTCATGA
- a CDS encoding NAD(P)/FAD-dependent oxidoreductase, giving the protein MRAVDCAIVGGGIVGAALADALASAGMAVSLIDARSIGAGTTACGMGHLVAMDDNAAELALTSWSVSLWRELAAGLPRAVEYDACGTLWLAADAEEMAAVDAKAANYRAAGVQVEVLDAAALYEAEPALAPGLVGALRVSGDAVLYPPLAARTFALRAQAHGARLMPGAPVRELRPGAVVLANGDVVSARHVVLAAGVASPSLCPGLPISPRKGHLLITGRGAPVVHHQLVELGYIKSAHGTEGASVAFNAQPRVTGQLLLGSSRQPGVGTREVEAAILERMLRRAADFLPGLDGLQALRVWTGLRPATPDGLPLLGPHPEKPWLWLACGHEGLGITTATGSARLLADQLLGRPSAIDARPYLPERFLGPATGQVAHA; this is encoded by the coding sequence GTGAGGGCGGTCGACTGCGCCATCGTCGGTGGCGGCATCGTCGGGGCGGCGCTCGCGGATGCGCTCGCCTCGGCGGGCATGGCCGTCTCGCTCATCGATGCGCGCTCCATCGGCGCGGGCACCACCGCGTGCGGCATGGGCCACCTGGTGGCCATGGACGACAACGCGGCGGAGCTGGCGCTCACGTCGTGGTCCGTCTCCCTCTGGCGCGAGCTGGCGGCCGGGCTGCCTCGCGCCGTCGAGTACGACGCGTGCGGGACGCTGTGGCTCGCCGCCGACGCCGAGGAGATGGCCGCGGTCGACGCCAAGGCCGCCAACTACCGGGCCGCGGGTGTCCAGGTCGAGGTGCTCGATGCCGCCGCCCTCTACGAGGCCGAGCCCGCGCTGGCCCCGGGGCTGGTGGGCGCGCTGCGCGTCTCCGGCGACGCCGTGCTCTATCCGCCGCTCGCCGCCCGCACGTTCGCGCTGCGCGCCCAGGCCCACGGAGCACGCCTGATGCCCGGCGCCCCCGTCCGGGAGCTGCGGCCGGGCGCGGTCGTCCTCGCGAATGGCGACGTGGTGTCCGCGCGCCACGTCGTCCTCGCGGCGGGCGTGGCCAGCCCCTCGCTCTGTCCCGGGCTGCCCATCTCTCCTCGCAAGGGGCACCTGCTCATCACCGGGCGAGGCGCGCCCGTGGTGCATCACCAGCTCGTGGAGCTGGGCTACATCAAGAGCGCCCACGGCACCGAGGGCGCCTCCGTCGCGTTCAACGCCCAGCCGCGCGTCACCGGGCAGCTGTTGCTCGGCTCGTCGCGCCAGCCGGGCGTGGGGACTCGCGAGGTGGAGGCCGCCATCCTGGAGCGGATGCTCCGACGCGCCGCGGACTTCCTCCCGGGGCTCGATGGCTTGCAGGCCTTGCGCGTGTGGACCGGCCTGCGGCCCGCGACCCCGGACGGGCTCCCCCTGCTGGGTCCCCACCCGGAGAAGCCGTGGCTGTGGTTGGCCTGCGGGCACGAGGGCCTGGGCATCACCACCGCGACCGGGAGCGCCCGACTGCTGGCGGACCAGCTCCTCGGTCGTCCCTCCGCCATCGACGCGCGCCCCTATCTCCCCGAGCGCTTCCTCGGGCCCGCGACAGGGCAGGTGGCCCATGCGTGA
- a CDS encoding 2Fe-2S iron-sulfur cluster-binding protein, protein MSASKSTPPEVVTLRVNGRVVTVPVGTTVAAALGAEGVPVSRVDLGGRPRGPVCGMGVCFECRATVDGVPDVLTCLAPCREGQEVVTDA, encoded by the coding sequence ATGAGCGCGTCGAAGTCCACGCCGCCCGAGGTCGTCACCCTGCGCGTCAACGGCCGGGTCGTCACGGTCCCCGTGGGGACGACCGTGGCCGCGGCGCTCGGCGCCGAGGGTGTGCCCGTCAGCCGCGTCGACCTGGGCGGCCGTCCGCGCGGACCGGTGTGTGGAATGGGCGTGTGCTTCGAGTGTCGCGCCACCGTCGACGGCGTGCCCGACGTGTTGACCTGCCTCGCGCCGTGTCGCGAGGGCCAGGAGGTGGTGACCGATGCGTGA
- a CDS encoding AraC family transcriptional regulator, with translation METTKARETLEHWRMEFMGRVANPLFAEALFDRVPDIVFSVKDIQGRYVSISEACAERCGLKSKAAAVGRTAHELFPRHMADRYVRQDERVFRTGRPIVDNLDLTLFNNREPGWCLTSKVPLFDGAGEVLGLACLSKDIHEPGRAGLVDERFAATIDYIQAHYAERLRIDSLARRAGMSAAQFERRMRRIFQLSAGQFIMKTRIDAAAERLSEGAQPIAAIALAVGFCDQSALSRQFKQVTGLSPRQYRQLVESLPRPGSARRVRER, from the coding sequence ATGGAAACCACCAAAGCGCGTGAAACCCTGGAGCACTGGCGGATGGAGTTCATGGGGCGGGTGGCGAACCCGCTCTTCGCGGAGGCGCTGTTCGACCGGGTGCCGGACATCGTCTTTTCGGTGAAGGACATCCAGGGGCGGTATGTGAGCATCAGCGAGGCGTGCGCGGAGCGCTGCGGCCTGAAGAGCAAGGCGGCGGCGGTGGGGCGCACCGCGCACGAGTTGTTCCCCCGGCACATGGCGGACCGCTACGTCCGGCAGGACGAGCGGGTGTTCCGCACGGGACGGCCCATCGTCGACAACCTGGACCTGACGCTCTTCAACAACCGGGAGCCGGGGTGGTGTCTGACGAGCAAGGTGCCGTTGTTCGACGGGGCCGGCGAGGTGCTGGGGCTGGCGTGTCTGTCCAAGGACATCCACGAGCCGGGGCGCGCGGGGCTGGTGGACGAGCGGTTCGCGGCGACCATCGACTACATCCAGGCCCACTACGCGGAGCGGCTGCGCATCGACTCGCTGGCGCGGCGCGCGGGCATGTCCGCGGCGCAGTTCGAGCGGCGCATGCGGCGCATCTTCCAGCTCTCCGCGGGGCAGTTCATCATGAAGACACGCATCGACGCGGCGGCGGAGCGGCTGTCCGAGGGCGCGCAGCCCATCGCCGCCATCGCGCTCGCGGTGGGCTTCTGCGACCAGAGCGCGCTGTCGCGCCAGTTCAAGCAGGTGACGGGGCTGAGCCCCCGGCAGTACCGGCAGCTGGTGGAATCGCTGCCCAGGCCCGGCTCCGCCCGGCGTGTCCGCGAGCGGTGA
- a CDS encoding aldehyde dehydrogenase (NADP(+)), with product MSGTGLSLIGAGRGEPGGQVFTGWNPTENVALEPRFHSARPQDVERACQLAEEAAPTFAALSARQRAVFLEHVAEALLGAEAEFLAITPQETGLPAARIQNELGRAANQFRMFARLLEEGSWVDARIDHALPERKPLPRADLRSMLRAVGPVAVFGASNFPLAFSVAGGDTASALAAGCPVVAKAHPAHPATSELAGSKIRAAVAACGLPEGVFSLLFDAGIEVGRALVRHPAIRAVGFTGSRAGGRALMELAASRAVPIPVFAEMGSINPVFVLPEALATRPQAVADMLAASILQGAGQFCTSPGLLVAAEGPGYEVFRARLAEKLGAASAAPMLTPTIAERFREGVERLASLQDTRTCVRGTSTGAHGAPALFEADARAVLSQGALTEEVFGSCAVLTRAKDAEDLLGVASRLEGQLTATVMVDPGDQECAARLLPVLADRVGRVLVNGVPTGVEVCSAMVHGGPFPASSDGRFTAVGTGAIRRFARPVCFQDVPDALLPAELREANPLGLWRTVDGVLKRE from the coding sequence ATGAGTGGGACGGGATTGTCGCTGATTGGCGCGGGACGCGGGGAGCCCGGCGGGCAGGTGTTCACGGGCTGGAACCCGACGGAGAACGTGGCGCTCGAGCCGCGCTTCCACTCCGCGCGACCGCAAGACGTGGAGCGCGCCTGCCAGCTGGCGGAGGAGGCCGCCCCCACCTTCGCCGCCTTGTCCGCGCGTCAGCGCGCCGTGTTCCTGGAGCACGTCGCGGAGGCCCTGCTCGGCGCCGAGGCGGAGTTCCTCGCCATCACCCCCCAGGAGACGGGGCTTCCCGCCGCGCGCATCCAGAACGAGCTGGGGCGCGCCGCCAACCAGTTCCGCATGTTCGCCCGGCTCCTGGAGGAGGGGAGCTGGGTGGACGCGCGCATCGACCACGCGCTGCCCGAGCGCAAGCCGCTGCCGCGCGCGGACCTGCGCTCCATGCTGCGCGCGGTGGGGCCGGTGGCGGTGTTCGGCGCGAGCAACTTCCCGCTCGCCTTCTCCGTGGCCGGAGGTGACACCGCGTCCGCGCTCGCCGCCGGCTGTCCCGTCGTCGCCAAGGCGCACCCCGCGCACCCCGCCACGTCCGAGCTGGCGGGCTCGAAGATTCGCGCCGCCGTGGCGGCCTGTGGTCTGCCCGAGGGCGTGTTCTCGCTGCTGTTCGACGCCGGCATCGAGGTGGGGCGCGCGCTGGTGCGCCACCCGGCCATCCGCGCCGTGGGCTTCACGGGCTCGCGCGCGGGCGGGCGCGCGCTGATGGAGCTGGCCGCCTCGCGCGCCGTGCCCATCCCCGTCTTCGCGGAGATGGGCTCCATCAACCCCGTGTTCGTGCTGCCCGAGGCCCTGGCCACGCGTCCCCAGGCGGTCGCGGACATGCTGGCCGCGTCCATCCTCCAGGGGGCGGGCCAGTTCTGCACGTCACCCGGGCTGCTCGTCGCCGCCGAGGGGCCGGGCTACGAGGTCTTCCGCGCCCGGCTCGCGGAGAAGCTGGGCGCCGCGTCCGCCGCGCCCATGTTGACGCCGACCATCGCCGAGCGCTTCCGCGAGGGCGTGGAGCGGCTCGCCTCCCTCCAGGACACGCGGACGTGTGTCCGAGGGACGTCGACTGGCGCTCATGGCGCGCCCGCGCTGTTCGAGGCGGACGCTCGCGCGGTCCTGTCGCAGGGCGCGTTGACCGAGGAGGTCTTCGGGAGCTGTGCCGTGCTGACGCGGGCGAAGGACGCGGAGGACCTGCTCGGCGTGGCCTCGCGACTGGAGGGCCAGCTCACCGCCACGGTGATGGTGGACCCCGGCGACCAGGAGTGCGCGGCGCGGCTGCTGCCCGTGCTCGCGGACCGGGTGGGACGCGTCCTGGTGAACGGTGTGCCCACGGGCGTGGAGGTCTGCTCCGCGATGGTGCACGGCGGTCCGTTCCCGGCCAGCTCGGATGGCCGCTTCACGGCGGTGGGCACCGGCGCCATCCGCCGCTTCGCGCGGCCCGTGTGCTTCCAGGACGTGCCGGATGCGCTGCTGCCCGCGGAGCTTCGCGAGGCGAACCCGCTCGGCCTGTGGCGCACCGTGGACGGCGTGCTGAAGCGCGAGTGA
- a CDS encoding M9 family metallopeptidase, translated as MRLPFTDWCRCHIPLAVCLTLFAAGAQGRPAGPSPAESARVHGQEHSHQRIRPEEREPDVSPRRLRQSFTPPSPRRAMLATCDAAAFASASGGALVTLVKGSTSDCVNSLFGVSGAQAGQVFGEAKMVTIANALASTASTYPGNNSTQALQLILFLRAGYYVQFYDPNVGSYGTALRSAIRAALDTFVANAHFKDVNDDHGAVLSEFVILIDSSTENARHLGTFKGLLNRFDEVTRSFWYMTSATNNVFTGLFRGHQNADFVAAVQADSSILDTLNAFVARNEALLGTEDQYLPVNATRELARFLRYTGALRDKTRPLVRALIASHAMTGPGAGVWVGAAEMVDYYDGANCAYYGVCDFRRALEQAVLTVNHGCGATLRMRAQDMTATQLSQSCAKLATQESYFHDKLATGRVPVADDGNTSLEMVVFDSSTDYQTYAGALFGINTNNGGMYLEGNPSAAGNQARFIAYEAEWVRPTFQIWNLEHEYVHYLDGRFDMKGDFSASTSQPTIWWIEGLAEYVSKKNDNAYAVELGTSRAYQLSQILRNDYNSGTERVYYWGYLGVRFMFERHASQVSTMVGQFRAGNYASYRSTLDGLGTSLDTEFHAWIACVATATDPSTCAGEGPIPDPGSASTPCTDPNPMAMGRNCYRDSLASSDVLYFYLWVPTGARNLRFQLSGGAGNADLYLRVGTWPTTTLYDYRPYLTGNDETVAIPSPATYTYYYVMLKARAPFSGVRLETRYDLGP; from the coding sequence ATGCGCCTTCCTTTCACGGATTGGTGTCGCTGTCACATCCCCCTCGCCGTCTGTCTCACGCTGTTCGCCGCGGGAGCGCAAGGCCGCCCAGCAGGCCCCTCGCCAGCCGAGTCCGCGCGGGTCCATGGGCAGGAGCACAGCCACCAGCGAATCCGCCCGGAGGAGCGGGAGCCCGACGTCTCGCCCCGGCGGCTGCGCCAGTCGTTCACGCCGCCCTCGCCCCGGCGCGCGATGCTCGCCACCTGTGACGCCGCGGCCTTCGCGTCCGCGAGCGGAGGCGCGCTCGTCACCCTGGTGAAGGGCTCCACCAGCGACTGCGTCAACAGCCTGTTCGGGGTCTCGGGCGCCCAGGCCGGGCAGGTGTTCGGCGAGGCGAAGATGGTCACCATCGCCAACGCGCTCGCCAGCACCGCGTCGACGTATCCGGGCAACAACTCCACGCAGGCGCTGCAGCTCATCCTCTTCCTGCGCGCCGGCTACTACGTGCAGTTCTACGACCCCAACGTGGGCAGCTATGGCACCGCGCTGCGGAGCGCCATCCGCGCCGCGCTCGACACCTTCGTCGCCAACGCGCACTTCAAGGACGTGAACGACGACCACGGCGCGGTGCTCTCCGAGTTCGTCATCCTCATCGACAGCTCCACCGAGAACGCGCGGCACCTGGGCACCTTCAAGGGCCTGCTCAACCGCTTCGACGAGGTGACGCGGTCCTTCTGGTACATGACGAGCGCCACCAACAACGTCTTCACCGGCCTGTTCCGGGGCCACCAGAACGCGGACTTCGTCGCGGCCGTCCAGGCCGACAGCTCCATCCTCGACACGCTGAACGCCTTCGTCGCGCGCAACGAGGCCCTGCTGGGCACGGAGGACCAGTACCTCCCCGTCAACGCCACGCGGGAGCTGGCGCGCTTCCTCCGGTACACCGGCGCGCTGCGCGACAAGACGCGTCCCCTGGTGAGGGCGCTCATCGCCAGCCACGCCATGACGGGGCCGGGCGCGGGCGTCTGGGTGGGCGCGGCGGAGATGGTGGACTACTACGACGGCGCCAACTGCGCGTACTACGGCGTCTGCGACTTCCGGCGCGCGCTGGAGCAGGCGGTGCTCACGGTGAACCACGGCTGCGGCGCCACGCTGCGCATGCGCGCCCAGGACATGACGGCCACGCAGCTGAGCCAGAGCTGCGCGAAGTTGGCGACGCAGGAGTCGTACTTCCACGACAAGCTGGCGACGGGGCGCGTGCCCGTGGCGGATGACGGCAACACGTCCCTGGAGATGGTGGTCTTCGACAGCAGCACGGACTACCAGACGTACGCGGGCGCGCTGTTCGGCATCAACACCAACAACGGGGGCATGTACCTGGAGGGGAACCCGTCCGCGGCCGGCAACCAGGCGCGCTTCATCGCGTACGAGGCGGAGTGGGTGCGTCCCACGTTCCAGATATGGAACCTGGAGCACGAGTACGTCCACTACCTGGACGGCCGCTTCGACATGAAGGGGGACTTCTCCGCCAGCACCAGCCAGCCCACCATCTGGTGGATCGAGGGCCTGGCCGAGTACGTCTCCAAGAAGAACGACAACGCGTACGCGGTGGAGCTGGGCACGAGCCGGGCCTACCAGCTCAGCCAGATTCTCCGGAACGACTACAACAGCGGCACGGAGCGCGTCTATTACTGGGGCTACCTGGGCGTGCGCTTCATGTTCGAGCGCCACGCGAGCCAGGTGTCGACGATGGTCGGCCAGTTCCGCGCGGGCAACTACGCCAGCTATCGCTCCACGCTGGATGGGCTGGGCACCTCGCTCGACACGGAGTTCCACGCCTGGATTGCCTGTGTCGCGACGGCCACCGACCCGAGCACCTGCGCGGGCGAGGGTCCCATTCCCGACCCGGGCTCCGCGAGCACGCCGTGCACGGACCCCAACCCCATGGCGATGGGCAGGAACTGCTACCGGGACTCGCTGGCCAGCAGCGACGTGCTCTACTTCTACCTGTGGGTGCCCACAGGCGCGCGCAACCTGCGCTTCCAGCTGAGCGGAGGCGCGGGCAACGCCGACCTCTACCTGCGCGTGGGGACCTGGCCCACGACGACGCTCTACGACTACCGGCCCTATCTGACCGGCAATGACGAGACGGTGGCCATCCCCTCCCCCGCCACCTACACGTACTACTACGTCATGCTGAAGGCCCGGGCCCCCTTCTCGGGCGTGAGGCTGGAGACCCGCTACGACCTGGGCCCCTGA
- a CDS encoding dihydrodipicolinate synthase family protein, whose amino-acid sequence MTLWNGVLPAITTPFNADLSVDHGAVRSHVQWLVSQGCTGIIPCGSLGEGSTLSLEEKSALMRTCVQAVKAPIIPGIAALSTAEAVRLAKAAEEAGCAGLMVLPPYVYSSDWREMKAHMTAVLRATKLPCLLYNNPVAYKTDFTPPHLAELAAEHDNAVAVKESSTDARRVTAIRALLGDRLALGVGVDDCLVEGVEAGARFWVAGLVNAFPAESVRLFELALAGKKDAAFALYRWFLPLLRLDTVTKFVQLIKLVQQEVGWGHERVRGPRLELVGAEREECLRVLREALANRPAL is encoded by the coding sequence ATGACCCTCTGGAATGGTGTCCTTCCCGCCATCACCACCCCCTTCAACGCGGACCTGTCCGTGGACCACGGCGCGGTGCGCTCGCACGTGCAGTGGCTCGTCTCCCAGGGCTGCACCGGCATCATCCCCTGCGGCTCGCTGGGCGAGGGCTCGACGCTGAGCCTGGAGGAGAAGTCCGCGTTGATGCGCACCTGCGTGCAGGCGGTGAAGGCGCCCATCATCCCCGGCATCGCCGCGCTCTCCACGGCGGAGGCGGTGCGACTGGCGAAGGCGGCCGAGGAGGCCGGGTGCGCCGGCCTCATGGTGCTGCCGCCGTATGTCTATTCGAGCGACTGGCGCGAGATGAAGGCGCACATGACCGCCGTCCTGCGCGCCACGAAGCTGCCGTGCCTGCTCTACAACAACCCCGTCGCGTACAAGACGGACTTCACGCCGCCGCACCTCGCGGAGCTGGCCGCCGAGCACGACAACGCCGTCGCCGTGAAGGAGTCCTCCACGGACGCCCGCCGCGTCACCGCCATCCGCGCGCTCCTGGGCGACCGGCTGGCGCTGGGCGTGGGCGTGGATGACTGCCTCGTCGAGGGTGTGGAGGCGGGCGCGCGCTTCTGGGTCGCCGGCCTGGTGAATGCCTTCCCGGCGGAGTCCGTGCGGCTGTTCGAGCTGGCGCTCGCGGGGAAGAAGGACGCCGCCTTCGCGTTGTACCGCTGGTTCCTGCCGCTGCTGCGGCTGGACACCGTGACGAAGTTCGTCCAGCTCATCAAGCTGGTGCAGCAGGAGGTGGGCTGGGGACACGAGCGGGTGCGTGGCCCCCGGTTGGAGCTGGTGGGCGCCGAGCGCGAGGAGTGCCTGCGCGTGCTGCGCGAGGCGCTGGCGAACCGGCCGGCCCTCTAG